DNA sequence from the Vicia villosa cultivar HV-30 ecotype Madison, WI linkage group LG3, Vvil1.0, whole genome shotgun sequence genome:
AAATTGTTCTTTTTCAGGATGATTGAAAATTGACAAGCAGAACCAACATTACAGAGTAGCTTCACACATGGATCTCAGTGGCAATTCTCTTCCGTCCGCACCTGACGGGGTAAAGAGAAGAGTATGCTATTTCTATGATCCAGAGGTTGGCAATTATTATTATGGCCAGGGTCATCCCATGAAGCCACATCGTATCCGAATGACACATGCCCTTCTTGCCCACTATGGATTGCTTCAGCACATGCAGGTCCACAAGCCTTTTCCTGCTAGAGACAGGGACCTTTGCCGTTTTCATGCGGATGATTATGTTTCATTTCTTCGAAGCATAACCCCTGAAACACAGCAGGATCATATGAGACAACTCAAACGCTTTAATGTTGGTGAAGATTGTCCTGTCTTTGATGGCCTATACTCTTTCTGTCAAACTTATGCTGGAGGTTCAGTTGGTGGGGCTGTCAAGTTGAACCATGCTCAATGTGATATTGCTGTCAACTGGGCTGGTGGCCTGCATCATGCCAAGAAGTGCGAGGCTTCTGGATTTTGCTATGTTAATGATATAGTCCTTGCAATCTTAGAACTTCTTAAAAACCACCAGGTTTGTCTAACGTTGGGATTCTTTTTGGTTTCATTTTTTCTTCATACTTTAGAGGTATATTCATTTTGTGGAATCACCTGTATTTTTATACTTCAATATTTTTTGGGATTGTTTTTCGTTAAGTACACAAGTTAATAATTAGGAATTGTAGCTTAGATTTGCACGCTATGGAATATTCAGTAACACTACAAGGGCATAAACGGTAGAAAGTTGTTTTGGGAGGCGGTCGTTTTAATGTTTAGAACTTCTTAAGTGTGTTGGCATACTGTTGTTTCAGTTCATATTTTAAAATGCTAATGTTTCATTTATTGTAGCGTGTTCTATACGTGGACATTGATATCCACCATGGAGATGGTGTGGAGGAAGCTTTCTACACTACCGATAGAGTCATGACTGTGTCTTTCCATAAGTTTGGTGATTATTTTCCTGGTACCGGGGACTTGCGTGATATTGGATATGGAAAGGGGAAATACTACTCTCTTAATGTTCCACTTGATGATGGTATTGATGATGAGAGTTATCATTTGTTGTTTAAACCTTTAATCGGCAAAGTAATGGAACTCTTTAAGCCTGGTGCAGTAGTTCTCCAGTGTGGTGCAGACTCTTTATCAGGAGACAGGTTGGGATGTTTTAATCTTTCAATTAGAGGTCATGCAGAGTGTGTCAAATACATGAGATCGTTCAATGTTCCCCTCTTGCTACTAGGTGGTGGTGGCTACACCATCCGGAATGTTGCTCGCTGCTGGTGCTATGAGGTAATACATTGTTTGTCATTTATTTAATATGAGATCACTAATAAAAGGTAGCATGGTCTATCTATAGGGCTACCAGAGACCTTGGGTCAGGGTGCTAAAACATCTAGTGGaattataaaattgaaatttCAATATTTTCCACGGCCCCCATTTGGCTGGTTTTCtgttttaaaaatttcaaaaaccaaaactagtttttgttttgaattgtACAAAATTCAAAACCCAAAATCAGTTTCAGTTTTGAGTTATGAGATTTTCATAAACCAAAATCAGTTTCaaacataaaatttaatatttattataaatgtaTCTTAATCCAAAAATTCATATCATTAGACttgcaaaataattaaattaatataatactaatatataatgtatttatttaataatcattTTTATAATAGTGGCAAAAAGTGGTAGTTTCAGCAAAAATACTTGTCAGAGTGGCCGGCGATGGTAAGATAGGTAGTTGGTAGTGGTGGTTAGAATGGTGGTGATCAGTATGGTGCTTTCCGGTGGTTAGAGTAGTGGTCAGAGAAGTAGTAGTAGGTAGTGGTCAGAGTTATAGTCGTGGGTGGTGGGAGCGGTGACTGGTGGTGGTCAGAGGTGGATGGAGTGGTGGTTTACGGAGGTCATAGTGGTGGTGGTGGTCAGAATTATGGTTGGAGTAGTGGTAGGCTATTATTGGTGGTGATGTcttagttttaaaacaaaaacataaactgTAAAACTATTTTTTTGATTGAGTTATAGTGCAAAACAGTTTTAAAATTAAGTAAAAGACCAACTCAACTCCATTTTTGCTGAACAAGTTTTGGTTTCCCGATTGATTtttaaaaccaaaaataaaaaaaactcacaCCCACCTCGAACAGGTCCAACTTCTTTCATGTTAATTGTAAAAAGTGCTAAACATGAAGTAACTCTATATAAAACAGTAAAAGTAACGATGGTCAAGAAGTCTAAGCATCAATTGGGATATTGTAAAGTCTCTCAATATGCATTGTGACTTGtcatgttactatttatttagaATTTTAGTCATTCTTATGTATAAACTTTCATCCAAGCACATAAAATTTTATGTGTTATTTGTTAAGAAAGACAGGAGTTGCTCTTGGAATAGAAGTTGATGACAAAATGCCAGAGCATGAGTATTATGAATATTTCGGCCCAGACTATACTCTCCATGTTGCCCCAAGTAACATGGAAAACAAAAATACTCGACTTTTACTTGATAGTATCCGATCTAAGCTACTTGAGAATCTCTCAAAGCTGCAGCATGCTCCCAGTGTTCAATTTCAGGAAAGGCCTCCTGATTCTGATCTTGGAGAGGTAACTATTTAACCAAAATTCCCCCTGTTATCTTTATTTCACACATGCAGCATAAGATTAAGAGCCTATTTCGGGCAAacattttctgtttttatttgctccgttttctattttaaaataacaTCTGTTTTCACGGATTCTTATGCAGATATTTAAATACAAGGAGACAAGTAAGACCAAatagcattttttttttttacttaaaactgAAATTAAGAAATAGAAACATAGTATGTTCTTGCAAAGCAAACTGGCCCTAAGAATTTCTTTTAGAATGCCCTTATGCTGAAGCTAACCATATACAGGGATTCCAAAAAGAACATTAATTTAACTGTATAATCCGATGCAAAAGGAATTACTCAAATACTTTGCAGGAAAACTATCTCTAAACCAGAGCCAACAACCCCATTCAAAGAATAATTTTGTCAAATACTATACTCAGGTCCAACGCGGCTGACTCCTAAAGCACCCTCCTTAATAGAATACCCCACTTTTTCTGCTACACTAATGGACACATCACTAACTCTCTGGCCCCACCTTCATTCTAGAATATATGATAGGAACCAAAATTAAATAGAAGAATTGAATGGTATTTGTACTGAGAATTTCCCAACTTATTCTAACTATATTTTTACTTTCATCATCCTTTGAACTCATTCCCTATTCACAATATTCCAGGAAGTTGAAGATCATGATGATAGAGATGAGCGTTGGGATCCGGATTCTGACATGGACATTGATGTTGAACGGTATTTTACTTTATAACTATATGCTAAATTTACTTATCATTGAGCATCATATGATCAGTGTATCTTTTGCCTCATTTATCAGCCATATTCTCCAAAGCAAAGTAAAAAGAGAAATTGTTGAACCTCAGCTCAATGATATGGTATGTGCATTTATCTTTTGAAGTATTTGATTAAAACTTATTATTTGCTTGTTGAGAGTCTAATATTTGTAGAACATatgatgtgtgttgttaggaGTAGTATATAAACCAACCTGCCCTTACAACAATTTCAGACCATATCTAGAATTGTATTTGATACAATCTTTGATACTTCAATATTACATACATATGAACATATCAATAATATCTTCGTTTGTCAGTGAGATGTTCTGTTTGAGTATATGGCTTTATTACTGCTGAACTGTGCTTTGCCAGGCATAAGAGTTAGTTAGAATGGCTGCTGCTGGGCAGCGTGTCTCTCAAGACACAAGAGTTAGTTAGAGAAGCTGCCTCATCGGCTTAAATTGATTTTGTAACTGCCTCTTTGATCAAGTTTCATGATATTAAATACAGAATTTTTCCTATTATTTTCTCTCTGAATTTTCATTCTAATGTGTATAACTTAAATTCACTATCCTACCTTTTTTTACAGTGCACAATTCCAcataattttgttaatttttgataTTACATACATATGAACATATCAATAACTTCAATATTACATACATATGAACATATCAATAATATCTTCGTTTGTCAGTGAGATGTTCTGTTTGAGTATATGGCTTTATTACTGCTGAACTGTGCTTTGCCAGGCATAAGAGTTAGTTAGAATGGCTGCTGCTGGGCAGCGTGTCTCTCAAGACACAAGAGTTAGTTAGAGAAGCTGCCTCATCGGCTTAAATTGATTTTGTAACTGCCTCTTTGATCAAGTTTCATGATATTAAATACAGAATTTTTCCTATTATTTTCTCTCTGAATTTTCATTCTAATGTGTATAACTTAAATTCACTATCCTACCTTTTTTTACAGTGCACAATTCCAcataattttgttaattttttaagcTGTCCTATTTCTTGTTCAACTTACCGTTAGAGAGAAAGGAAAGGGGAAAACCTTGTCACTAGAGAGAAGAAAATACTTCTACACTTTATCCCTTAGCAAATATGCATTAACTATTAATTTGAGTGAAACTTTATAAAAATTGGGCAGAATAGGTTGTCTAACAATTAAGTAGTCTGGGCATTCGTTATATGCCTTCGTGTGGGATCGAGTTTATGGTGCAAGTAAGAAGCAGAGTTCTGCTTGACATAACCTTAAGTTTTCTTAAATTGATTTCTTGCTTATTTATTCCAATAGCAGTCTGTCATTGTTACAGACGCTAAAAAGAATCCTAATCAAAGTCTACCATCGATAAGAATTGTGTTTTGCAACATTTAAGGCTTCTAATTTTACAAAGATAAAATAGTCCAAATCCTTATCCATATCACCAGCCCCCTCTTCGAGCTGGAGCTCGTCATCATGATCCAACTTTGGATAAGCTTCTTagaaatcatcattcttgatcagtGTCAGACAACCTTCTGATCCACATCTGCCATCAGAAACCTCCTGAGATTTCATGGGTTCAAAAAGCGTATCAAGACCTAGCTCAAATATGGGAAACACTGATATTGGATATTTGCACAGGTAAACTATAGCAAATGGCCATTTTATCAATGAAAGGCAGCTCCACCAAACCATCACATAACAGGAAGTTTCAGCATAGTACTCACTCTTTGCTATTTTCTTGTATTCTCTCTTAAGGATCCTGAAATTTCAGCATAGACTCACTCTTTGCTATTTTTCCATATTCTCTCCTACTGATCCTTTAATCTTCTCGAACCGCTAAGGAAAGGTCAATCATTATCCTCCTGACATTTCATGGGTTCAAAAAGCGTATCAAGACCTAGCTCAAATGTGGGAAACACGGATATTGGATATTTGCACATGCAAACTATAGCAAATGGCCTTTTTATCAATGAAAGGCAGCTCCAAAGCACATTGTAGGTAGTTTCAGCATAGTACTCACTCTGCTATTTTCTTGTATTCTCTCCTACTGATCCTGTAATTTCAGCATAGACTCACTCTTTGCTATTTTTCCATATTCTCTCCTACTGATCCCTTAGTCTTCTCAAACCGCTAAGGAAAGGTCAATCATTATCTTCTCTAATGAAATATGTCTGGCTGTTATTTGCTCCATGAAGGCCTTTAAAGCCGATATTAAATCAGCGTCACCCATACCGGCTCTTGATACCAAGAGGTTAATATCTGTTTGTCAGTCCCAGATTGTGGAGCAGCGGAACCCAAAATTGGAATTGCACTATTACGGACTGTTGGGATGACCACAATTTGAATTATTTTGGACATGTACTGTGCACAATTAACACTAATGAAAAAGAAAATGCGATAATGACTCGAAATAACATAGTGAGCTGAATGATTACAAGTAGGCACATATACCTTTATGTATGGGAAAGTTAGAATAAGGTCGAGCCAACACAAGTGGAGAAGAGTCCACAATAACCTCATTGGCAGGAGGAGGAGTAAGTAGGCTCCAGTGTTGGCAAAAACACTCAATGGTGATCGACTtgcaaaagatgaaaagaaatggAATGATATTGAACACGTAGTAAGGGACTCGGTCCGAACAGGCGGAAGTTGTAAAGGGGTTGAGATAGAGTTTGGGTTGGAAGTGGAAAAATGGGACATGCTCAAATAAGGTAACGTAAACTTACACCTGGTAACTGTAGAGACTAGGAGAGTAGTAGTGATAGGGACTGGGTGTTCCAACATCTATGGAATTAATACATTTAAGTCACTTTTTAGTCTGTCTCCAAATGCTCTAATATATAAATCTTTGATCATCGGTTGACATTATAAGTTTCACATGTAGAGTTAGTGATTATTTCAATTACATTGATAAAATTGTATTTAGTGGGTTGCTGCCTATCAAGGAACGGTCACGAAGATGGGTGAAAATTTCAACTAAGGGCTGAGATTCCCGTGTATACTAATAATTTGAGGAGTGTTTCAGCATTTAGAGTCCGGAGACACAATTATAGAGGCTCTGGCAGCAACTGATGAGTAATTCCTCTATGAATTGCATTGTTTTGTGAATCCTCAAATTGCTAATATACTCTATGCCTCTGTTGAAAATTATTGtattaatttacaaataaattcaTGATATGGAAAATTATACAATTCTTATTACCGGCTTACCATGCCAGGAGGACCTGAAAAGAACTAGAGAGCAGTTGAGGGCCTCCGATACTGCAGTAGTTGAACCAAGCGTGAAGGTGAATTTCATAACATAAGTGTACAGATGCATATCCATTAAATGTATGCAGATATAAGTATCActgcatttatatatatatatatatatatatatatatatatatatatatatatatatatatatactgtggTTGCTATAAAACTTCTACTTGTTGAATCTGGTTCTTGCAGGCGTTAGATATTTGTTCTCAGCCAACTGATGAAGATAGTGTGAAAGATGAAGAGAATACTGCGAATGATTTGGCCAGAGAGATGGATCTCAAGTGATTGGGAGTTGTTTATTCAATGATCTTTTTGTGATGTCACATTTCCCAAAATAATCGAGATGTGGCGGTTGCTTGGTTTCCACTGTCATCATTGCTTAGATGCCTATTGTAAGGCTCTATATCACATGACACCCAAAGATGTTACATTTTTGTTCCTAAATAGTAAAAATAGTACTCCAGATAACAATTAGGTTATAATGTGCTATAACGTGGGttttttttcatcttcttgtACTGATATTTCTGTTTGTCTATGAAACAAGTTGCATAAATACGGAAaagaatcataaaaaaattgaaagaaaaataattttttttaaccatCTTATAGGTGCAATGTCGATTTCTAATATCTATTGTGGAACTTAGCTGATCACTTTAGAGGAGTCTCCCCCTCCCAATTAAGTTTTCTCCACAAGACCTAACTTGGGAATTTGTTTAAGGTATCAACTCCAATTCCTCTCTAAGTATCAATATGTGTAAGACTCTGCAAGTAGACGCTTTACTGattaatgatgaaaagcatttactTCAATATCCCTAATTGTTGCGATATTATCATGGTATAGCTCTGGTGACCAAGCCTCTCTTCCTTGATTCAAGATTTTGAAACCTTCTTCCTTGtgctcttttcttcttcttcgtttaGATCTTGAATCCTCTTTCTCAGTGTTCTCTCTACTCTTCCCATGGATCACCATAGCTACTCAGATTTTGCAACAAATTCTACAAATCCTTACTATCTCCATCCAAATGAAAGTCCCACATTGATTCTTGTTGCTTCACTCTTGGACAACAAGAATTACCATACCTGGTCACGATCTATGCATCTTGCgttgattttcaaaaaaaaaaaagaagttcgTAGATGGCTCTTTTCCCAAACCTTTTATTTCTGATCTGTTATTCGCTCAATGCATTCACCGCAAGATGATGGTTTTATATGGGATTCAATGTGCAATCTTTGATTCAATTGCAACATCAATTCTCTAGATCGACACATCAGCTAGCGTTCAGAAGAATCTTAAAATTAGATTTTTGCAGAGCGATGTTTTCTACATTTTAGACATTTAAGAAGAACTGTATCGCTTTCGCCAATGTACTCTTGATGTCTCTGAATACTTTACATAACTGAAAATGCTTTGGGATGAACTGGAAAATTATTGTCCCATTCCCTGTTGTGGTGCTGTCGATTCTTCCAGGATATACCATGAACATGACTATGTGATTAGGTTCCTGAAAGGCCTAAATGAGTGGTTCGCCACTCCAAATCTCAGATAATGATGATGAATCCTCTACCTAACATTAATAAGGTGTTTTCACTGGTTATTCAACAAGAACGAGAATTGAACCTTGCTTCTCCTACTGAATCTGCAGTCTCTACATTACATGTTCAAGGTCCTTCTAATGGCAAAGGTTATCTGTCTCAGAAAGGGAAATGGACTCAACATTCTAAAGGAGATACTCGCGTTTGTACTCATTGTGGAAGGATCAACCACATTGTGGAAACATACTTCTTGAAGCATGGTTATCCACCCGGTTTCAAGTAGAGAGGGTGAAGTTCACCGGCTGCCAATGGTGCTTCACAATCACAAGTCAACAATGCTTCAGCTGTTCCTTCTGTGGAAGATTCACCTTGTTCCTCTTTTGGCTTCACTCGAGAAGAGCTTCAAAGTATTTGTGCCTTACTCCAATAATCAAAATCCAGCCCTACTGCCAACTCCATATTCACCTCTCCCTTGGCCTTAAACTCCCATTCTTCCTCACATATTAGTAAGAACTCAAATCTATGGATATTAGACACAAGTGCTACTGAGCACATTACTTTCTGTCTTGATTCTTTCACTTCTTACCAAACCATTAGCCCTGTTTCACTTACTTTAACTGATGACTCTCTTATGAATGTCTATATAGATGGAAATGTTGATATTTCCTCATTTTAACCTTGTTAAATGTTCTACACATTTCCACTTTCCATGTCAATCTTATCTCTGTCCTTAAGTTGACTATTAGCaatgattttcatcttattttttccTCAAACACGTGTCATATTTTGCAGAACCATTCGAAGAAAACTGATTGGTACAACTAGCTTGCAAAGGGGTCTCAACATCCTTGACATTCATGCTGTAATTTCTACTTGTAATTATGTTGTTTCTAATTCTTTTGAAACTTGGTACCTAAGACTAGGACATGCTTCTCATTCTAGTTTATAAATAATTGCTAAAAGATTTCCTCTCATTCCTTGTAAAAACAACATGAACCCGTGTAATTCTTGTCATTAtgcaaaacaaaagaaacaacctTTTTAAAATCACAATACATGCATTCATTCCCCTTTTGATCTTTTACATGCTGACTTCTGGGGGCCTTTTGCCACTGAATCTATTATGGGGCACAAATATTTTCCTACCCTTGTAAATGATTACTCTAGGTTTACATTGGTGATATTCCTTAAAACAAAATTGGAAACTAAACAAAGCATAATTCACTTTGTTGCCTCATTAGAAAACCAATTTAACACCACCCTCAAGTGCTTTAGATCTGATAATGGTTATGAATTTCTAACCTTGCAATCTTTCTTTCTCTCTAGACGCATTCAACATAAAAAATCATGTATGAAAACTCCCCAAATAAACGTGGTAGTTGAGAGAAAACACCAGCATATATTAAATATGGCTAGAGGAGAAAAGTATACTTACAAAGTATGGTAGTTGAGAGAAAACAAAGTATACTTACAAAAAAACCCCAACATAAATGGAAagtaaagagaagaaaagaagggAAAACCAAATCTCTCGCAATGTCTGATACAAGcgattacaagccacaaatgGTTTTTTCTAAAGCTCTCTAGACAAAAAAATGAAAGTTgatgagttgggaacaaataccccaaaacataaacctaaaagaaatttgattttttcatatttaacaCTTTCTAAACCGcctagaccgcgcttagcgccaaaataCGCACTTAGGCCacataacaaaaaattaaatctTATTTTAGGCATAACTTGAGAGTAATTCCGATTTGCGTCCGGTTCGAAATGTTGGAAAACTTATTCAGTGCTCtatctaaaaatgaataaatatcaatgaaattgatgatttttctcatatttgtttTGAGCCTTATCCACCGATGAATTGTTCAAAATTGCACGTTTGAAgcggtgtcttcgacactttattgttTATGCTCCAAATAAGCACCAATACCTAAAAAATGAATATAATACTATCAAACGGTacgtaaatgaataaaaaatgcaaagaATATGTAATATGTATAAATATAACGAAAACATACGGATTCACGCATAAGTTGAGAAAAAAGAGACGATAAGTTCCGCAAAACTATaaacaaaaataactacaatttgacacTTATTAATTATACaactcaataatcatatcaaTTATTCAATGTTATGCAATGAGACTAATACCGACTCaacgcatgtggtaccaacaaggTATAAACCCTTTCCATAATGCCAAATAGGACAACAACAGGGTATAAGCCCTCAACATAACGCCAATCCAGTCCAACAACAGggcataaccctaaaaaatgaaTACATGCAACACAAACATGCAACAACATAGTCATGCAACTGCATGGCATAAGCCCTCAACGTTACGCCATTCCAGGCAAACAACAACATTATTATCATGCAATACATTATGCaattcattcatacatatttcgTACAACACCATCATATTTAATCACATCAATATACATCATACTTCATACAACACTAACAAACAAGGCTTAAGCCTCCGACCAAAATAATCATTTACTGccatcaaaagttatgaattttaaaagtttttcgtCAAACACCGACGCTGACATCATAGACTGACACCACAAAACCTCATTACATCCCAACTAATTTGGATTCCAAAAActtgaaactatttttacaagAAATTACAATGTGTTAACTTTCCACAGATTCAAACAGTGCGTCGACAGACACTCGAGtaaaaagttataaattttactttataaaaaaaactgcTAGCTTCAGGAAATCGATTACCCaatactggaaatcgatttcctcaattCCAGAGGTCAGTTTTCGCAGTTTTCGCATTGGAAATTGATTTCCCAAAAAGGGGTAATCGATTTCCACTCCCCAAAAGCAatttttatgctattttcaaGTTACGAACCCAATCATTCTCAACCCCAAAACTCCTAAAAATTGTATACAAACAAGTTCTCACTTTTCAAAAATAATTCCCACACATTAGACAACATATTCAACCATCCTATAACATCAATTTCACCAATTTGcaaccaaaatcaatactttcaaTTTCCCAAATAATTCATACACATTACACAATATTCCAAATCATCTCATGTCCTCGATTCATCAAATTATCCACCAACATAACAATAATTCATCAATTTCATCCATTCACACTACAATCAAAGattatgtgtaatacggtgaactgactttatatcgaaatgtgcggagagcaagagtcgccaccgacttttattttatccaaattattagaaaggctaaaagaataggaaaaaccttttaaataaaactgagttcggggggtaatttatgcaaagggaaggtgtaaggcaccctttgcatccatggttttccatgggctcttaattgctttgctcttttgaaagaaatgtagaagaagagaatacggactttagctcgcaaatgagcgtagccatattgaaggtttatgaaaaaaatgtagaaaaagattttagccagagcaaggcaattaggggcaattaccttaatatttGTAggaaagttcttttagcctttcagggcaaTCCCTGCCATGGGAGggcaaggaagtcctttgatttggaggttgaagggtcgtcacaTTATCGTTCTctataagactgtcccatgccatagagaggcaggtagtctaagggaaggataagaatagcctttcgtttaggcaaccagaggatacctcagcccttcgtaggcaacttccgagagACGAGATCAtaattagtgtatcgaaggcagcatcattaggggcttatgatctttgcattagtcgagacaacatggctgaggtatccttgtATTCAAGGGACatgactattctgcaaaaaacataaggcaacaaggcaacaggcaacaggcaacagacaacaagagaggttaccaaaaaagtgtgcgtgggtgcaacaatcatgttattaattcagaaatttaattttataattagtgatgctaattcagttcaaggcttgcactcc
Encoded proteins:
- the LOC131660518 gene encoding histone deacetylase 19-like isoform X2: MDLSGNSLPSAPDGVKRRVCYFYDPEVGNYYYGQGHPMKPHRIRMTHALLAHYGLLQHMQVHKPFPARDRDLCRFHADDYVSFLRSITPETQQDHMRQLKRFNVGEDCPVFDGLYSFCQTYAGGSVGGAVKLNHAQCDIAVNWAGGLHHAKKCEASGFCYVNDIVLAILELLKNHQRVLYVDIDIHHGDGVEEAFYTTDRVMTVSFHKFGDYFPGTGDLRDIGYGKGKYYSLNVPLDDGIDDESYHLLFKPLIGKVMELFKPGAVVLQCGADSLSGDRLGCFNLSIRGHAECVKYMRSFNVPLLLLGGGGYTIRNVARCWCYETGVALGIEVDDKMPEHEYYEYFGPDYTLHVAPSNMENKNTRLLLDSIRSKLLENLSKLQHAPSVQFQERPPDSDLGEEVEDHDDRDERWDPDSDMDIDVERHILQSKVKREIVEPQLNDMEDLKRTREQLRASDTAVVEPSVKVNFIT
- the LOC131660518 gene encoding histone deacetylase 19-like isoform X1 yields the protein MDLSGNSLPSAPDGVKRRVCYFYDPEVGNYYYGQGHPMKPHRIRMTHALLAHYGLLQHMQVHKPFPARDRDLCRFHADDYVSFLRSITPETQQDHMRQLKRFNVGEDCPVFDGLYSFCQTYAGGSVGGAVKLNHAQCDIAVNWAGGLHHAKKCEASGFCYVNDIVLAILELLKNHQRVLYVDIDIHHGDGVEEAFYTTDRVMTVSFHKFGDYFPGTGDLRDIGYGKGKYYSLNVPLDDGIDDESYHLLFKPLIGKVMELFKPGAVVLQCGADSLSGDRLGCFNLSIRGHAECVKYMRSFNVPLLLLGGGGYTIRNVARCWCYETGVALGIEVDDKMPEHEYYEYFGPDYTLHVAPSNMENKNTRLLLDSIRSKLLENLSKLQHAPSVQFQERPPDSDLGEEVEDHDDRDERWDPDSDMDIDVERHILQSKVKREIVEPQLNDMEDLKRTREQLRASDTAVVEPSVKALDICSQPTDEDSVKDEENTANDLAREMDLK